A genome region from Fervidobacterium changbaicum includes the following:
- a CDS encoding HNH endonuclease, which translates to MREYCLWRAAYKSELSGKTGVLEVHHIIPRSEGGTDTPNNLIVLTSEEHKMLHEGKIKIPKSRLEQIKVFKDAAHVSTIGWHIVNKLRQNYQVEITYGSITKEKRILYGLEKSHRDDAFVIAGGNIQERASEWYFGKFFRHQNRSLHKANPIKGGTRPINTVKQVNGFRRFDKVECEGKIGIISGLRSSGYFSISSLGGEKISDSVKYTKLRLIERAKTLMFERRKRATCSWLKARVSVARFHDYIFYV; encoded by the coding sequence GTGAGAGAGTACTGCCTTTGGCGGGCTGCATATAAGTCCGAACTATCTGGTAAAACAGGGGTGTTAGAAGTACACCATATCATTCCAAGAAGCGAAGGTGGTACAGATACACCGAACAATTTAATAGTTCTAACATCAGAAGAACACAAGATGTTGCACGAAGGCAAGATAAAGATACCTAAATCAAGATTAGAGCAAATAAAGGTGTTTAAGGACGCGGCTCACGTTTCAACGATTGGATGGCACATAGTCAACAAACTCAGGCAAAACTATCAGGTTGAGATTACGTATGGTAGTATTACAAAAGAAAAACGGATTCTATATGGACTTGAGAAGTCGCACAGAGATGATGCATTTGTGATAGCTGGTGGGAATATTCAAGAAAGAGCAAGCGAATGGTATTTTGGTAAATTCTTCAGACATCAGAACAGGTCGCTTCACAAAGCCAATCCGATTAAGGGTGGAACAAGACCGATTAACACGGTTAAGCAAGTGAATGGGTTCAGAAGGTTTGATAAAGTTGAGTGTGAAGGCAAAATAGGAATTATATCAGGCTTAAGAAGTAGTGGGTACTTTTCGATAAGTAGTCTTGGTGGAGAAAAAATAAGCGATAGTGTAAAGTACACAAAGTTAAGGCTAATTGAGAGAGCTAAAACGTTGATGTTCGAAAGGAGGAAAAGGGCTACTTGTTCATGGCTAAAGGCACGTGTATCCGTAGCCCGGTTTCATGATTATATATTTTATGTTTAA
- the iscB gene encoding RNA-guided endonuclease IscB — MVFVISKDGKPLMPTKRHGKVRRLLKQGLAKVVKREPFTIQLLYETTNYTQPVTVGIDTGSKVVGVSAITDKEEIFSAQIQLRQDISKLLLERRQHRRLRRYRKRRYRKPRFLNRRKKDGWLPPSLQWKVDAHVRIVNKLSKIIPITKVVVEVAPFDIQKVLNPGIEGKGLPKWPAERI; from the coding sequence ATGGTATTCGTGATTTCAAAAGATGGAAAACCACTCATGCCAACCAAAAGGCATGGAAAGGTTAGAAGACTCTTAAAGCAAGGTCTGGCAAAGGTAGTAAAAAGAGAACCGTTCACCATCCAGCTTTTGTACGAAACAACAAACTATACGCAACCTGTTACCGTTGGAATAGACACAGGCTCTAAGGTTGTTGGTGTGTCTGCCATCACTGACAAGGAAGAGATATTCTCTGCACAAATCCAGCTCAGGCAAGACATCAGTAAATTATTGCTTGAGCGCAGGCAACATAGAAGATTAAGAAGATATCGCAAAAGAAGATATCGTAAACCCAGATTTCTAAACAGACGAAAGAAAGATGGCTGGCTACCACCAAGCTTGCAGTGGAAAGTAGATGCGCACGTCAGGATAGTAAACAAGCTCAGCAAAATAATACCGATAACAAAAGTCGTTGTGGAAGTTGCACCGTTTGATATCCAGAAAGTACTAAATCCAGGCATAGAAGGAAAAGGACTACCAAAATGGCCAGCAGAAAGGATTTAG
- a CDS encoding ABC transporter ATP-binding protein, with the protein MDIVNVRKCSKKYEKNNFFSLENINLEIKNGEIVGLVGPNGAGKTTLIKILSGLLKPTEYEEVKVLGEDIYKGKGKIPKVGLILNSNQLYDDLTVMENIYFFLRMHKIKKNKENILSLLKKFDLEGRENTLVKSLSSGMKQKLNIIRVILLEVQFLILDEPTSGLDPISKADVHNLLETLAKEMNITILISSHIMNEVQRLCTRVIFLNKGRIIKDSYMDTIFKEFYKEVVEIRLSKEDTYKMHKKLRDYGIKKYIVFEQNDNSTALIMERIESIEDFISKFQIKSFNKRSIQLEDIFFYELYKDGLGDTKSTTHH; encoded by the coding sequence GTGGATATTGTTAATGTTAGAAAGTGCAGTAAAAAATATGAAAAGAATAATTTTTTTAGTTTGGAAAACATCAATTTGGAAATTAAAAATGGAGAAATAGTGGGACTTGTTGGGCCTAATGGAGCTGGCAAAACAACGTTAATAAAAATTTTAAGTGGTCTTTTAAAACCTACGGAATATGAAGAAGTAAAAGTTTTGGGTGAGGATATCTATAAAGGAAAAGGGAAAATTCCTAAAGTTGGTCTTATTTTAAATTCAAACCAATTATATGATGATTTAACGGTTATGGAAAATATATATTTTTTCTTGAGGATGCATAAAATTAAAAAAAATAAAGAGAACATCTTAAGTTTGTTAAAGAAATTTGATTTGGAAGGCAGAGAAAATACACTAGTTAAAAGTTTATCTAGTGGAATGAAACAGAAACTTAATATAATAAGGGTTATTTTATTGGAAGTTCAATTTTTAATATTAGATGAGCCTACTAGTGGATTGGATCCTATATCTAAAGCCGATGTTCATAATTTATTGGAGACACTTGCTAAAGAAATGAATATAACTATTTTAATAAGTTCACACATTATGAATGAAGTTCAAAGGCTTTGCACTAGAGTTATTTTTCTAAATAAAGGACGCATCATAAAGGATAGTTATATGGATACTATTTTTAAAGAATTCTATAAAGAAGTTGTAGAAATTAGACTATCCAAAGAAGATACTTATAAAATGCATAAAAAGCTCAGGGACTATGGGATAAAAAAATATATTGTTTTTGAGCAGAATGATAATAGCACAGCTTTAATAATGGAGAGGATAGAAAGCATAGAAGATTTTATCTCAAAGTTTCAAATAAAGTCATTTAATAAAAGATCTATACAATTAGAAGATATTTTCTTCTATGAATTGTATAAGGATGGATTGGGGGATACTAAGTCAACCACCCACCACTGA
- a CDS encoding cupin domain-containing protein, which translates to MKLGSKLKRLRLARGYTQEELADRCDLSRSFISQLESDKVSPSVETLERILRVLGTDLKHFFSDEQKKIIFKKDERVPVYDLPKGVSIEILMDAVEDKELDAKIVELEPGAQTEQEGYHDGDEFGYVIEGSVDIYIDGKRYRANEGDCFYYSGDCVHYMRNPGKEKAKVLWIQTI; encoded by the coding sequence ATGAAATTGGGTAGTAAGTTGAAAAGGCTCCGTTTAGCAAGAGGTTACACACAAGAAGAATTGGCTGACCGGTGTGATTTATCAAGAAGTTTTATTTCCCAACTCGAAAGTGACAAAGTTTCTCCTTCTGTAGAAACATTAGAAAGAATCCTTCGAGTGTTGGGAACAGACCTGAAGCACTTCTTCTCAGATGAACAGAAAAAAATCATATTCAAGAAAGACGAACGCGTTCCTGTTTACGATTTACCAAAAGGTGTGAGTATAGAGATACTCATGGACGCGGTCGAAGATAAAGAACTCGACGCCAAAATCGTTGAGCTCGAGCCAGGTGCTCAAACTGAACAGGAAGGCTACCACGATGGTGATGAGTTCGGATACGTCATCGAAGGTTCGGTGGATATCTACATCGATGGCAAAAGGTACCGCGCAAATGAAGGAGATTGTTTCTACTACTCAGGCGACTGTGTACACTACATGAGAAATCCCGGAAAGGAAAAAGCAAAGGTTCTGTGGATACAAACTATCTGA
- a CDS encoding HAMP domain-containing sensor histidine kinase has translation MKIKSLKHQFYLLVFKIMFFTFLSSFVVYLAFVLPLYRGIVRPTDYYVRYLDEIEKEIKKKSEQIINGKLINLSLFEKEIEEIEGEVIDINGKHLYGDFNIASKGIDYWKTFNRDFVKNGYIYRYVPVVKENRVEAIYVLRAPFSFFLNNKAKNQIFAFLYFPAIVSPIIFFIIYLLIFTRSLYLDVSKNMHKLLEAAEKVSKKDFNFTLEGMSGTEFLKIQDAFNEMISTIHSAFRSLWDLDNERRKMLASIAHDIKTPVTVIQGQAEIIDTLNPHPSVENSLKIIKNNCKRITNLANNISLLGKIEIPNPVVRKSRVNLKDILSEKEKEIKMMTLSKDVEVVFEINLSKDYYALDENLLLRLLDNILYNSLRFTQEGEIRLIVDDKDDAIHFLCLDTGVGFNEEDINNLFKAYYQGKDFKDHFGLGLYISKKIVDLFGGEIKAYNRVEGGAAVEFIIREMSEQ, from the coding sequence ATGAAGATTAAATCATTGAAACACCAATTTTATTTACTGGTGTTCAAAATAATGTTTTTTACCTTTCTTTCCTCTTTTGTTGTTTACTTGGCTTTTGTGCTTCCTTTATACAGAGGAATCGTTCGACCAACTGACTATTATGTAAGATACTTGGATGAGATCGAGAAGGAAATAAAAAAGAAGTCAGAGCAAATAATAAATGGAAAACTAATAAACTTAAGCCTTTTCGAAAAAGAAATTGAAGAAATTGAAGGCGAAGTCATCGATATTAATGGTAAACACCTCTATGGAGATTTTAACATCGCCAGTAAAGGCATTGACTATTGGAAAACTTTCAACAGGGATTTTGTAAAAAATGGATACATTTATCGATATGTTCCCGTAGTAAAAGAAAATAGAGTCGAAGCAATATACGTGTTGAGAGCTCCGTTTAGTTTCTTTTTAAATAACAAAGCGAAAAACCAAATATTTGCTTTCCTCTATTTCCCCGCAATTGTTTCGCCCATAATCTTTTTCATTATTTACTTGCTTATTTTTACAAGAAGCCTTTATCTTGATGTATCTAAAAACATGCATAAACTTTTAGAAGCGGCAGAAAAAGTTTCTAAAAAAGACTTTAATTTCACCCTAGAAGGTATGTCTGGAACAGAATTTCTGAAAATTCAAGATGCATTTAACGAAATGATTTCCACAATTCACTCAGCTTTCAGAAGTCTGTGGGATTTAGACAACGAAAGAAGAAAGATGTTAGCTTCCATAGCGCACGATATAAAAACCCCAGTCACTGTTATTCAAGGGCAGGCAGAAATCATCGATACTCTCAATCCCCATCCTTCCGTTGAGAATTCTCTGAAAATTATCAAGAATAACTGTAAAAGGATAACAAACTTGGCGAACAATATATCTCTTCTTGGGAAAATCGAAATTCCCAATCCAGTTGTCAGAAAAAGTAGAGTAAATCTTAAAGACATCCTAAGTGAAAAAGAAAAAGAAATAAAAATGATGACCCTTTCAAAAGATGTAGAGGTGGTATTCGAAATAAATCTAAGCAAAGATTACTACGCTCTTGATGAAAATCTACTTCTGAGACTTCTTGATAACATATTGTACAACAGCCTACGATTTACTCAGGAAGGAGAAATAAGATTGATAGTAGATGATAAAGACGATGCCATACACTTTTTGTGTTTGGACACAGGTGTTGGCTTTAACGAAGAAGATATAAACAACTTGTTTAAAGCTTACTATCAAGGGAAGGATTTTAAAGATCACTTTGGATTAGGACTCTACATATCCAAAAAAATAGTTGATTTGTTCGGTGGAGAAATAAAAGCGTACAACAGAGTGGAAGGTGGTGCGGCTGTCGAATTCATCATTCGCGAAATGAGCGAGCAATGA
- a CDS encoding response regulator transcription factor produces MKKRTILVVDDEYDIRNMLKNYLEMNNYDVLTAKNSKEAFEIILSGKIDLVLLDIMMPGMDGIEFCKMVREKINCPIIFLSAKNLEEDIIKALSIGGDDYITKPFSLKELLARIESHIRREERIRTTENLTIRSGNIVLDVLSKEVFCKGNRLDLTRKEYEVLEFLMMNKNIVFSRERIFDNVWGFDSNSNLEAVTEVIKNIRKKIKEYDHQYSYIQTVYGLGYKWEVRNED; encoded by the coding sequence ATGAAAAAAAGGACTATACTAGTTGTAGATGATGAATATGATATAAGAAACATGTTAAAAAATTATCTCGAAATGAACAATTATGACGTACTAACGGCTAAGAATTCCAAAGAAGCATTTGAAATAATATTGAGCGGAAAAATAGATCTCGTGCTACTTGATATCATGATGCCAGGAATGGACGGCATAGAATTTTGCAAAATGGTAAGAGAAAAAATTAACTGCCCAATAATATTTTTAAGTGCAAAAAACTTGGAGGAAGATATAATTAAAGCACTATCCATTGGTGGAGATGATTACATAACAAAACCATTTAGCTTAAAGGAGCTCTTAGCGAGGATAGAATCACACATTAGAAGGGAAGAAAGAATACGTACGACTGAGAATCTTACTATAAGATCGGGGAACATAGTTTTAGATGTACTATCTAAAGAAGTATTTTGCAAAGGAAATAGGTTGGACTTGACGAGAAAAGAATACGAAGTTTTGGAATTTCTCATGATGAATAAAAACATAGTTTTTTCAAGAGAAAGAATATTTGATAATGTGTGGGGATTTGATTCGAATAGCAATTTAGAAGCAGTAACAGAAGTTATTAAAAACATCAGGAAAAAAATCAAAGAGTACGATCATCAGTATAGTTACATACAAACAGTTTACGGATTAGGATATAAGTGGGAGGTACGAAATGAAGATTAA
- a CDS encoding ABC transporter ATP-binding protein: MSLKKRKLVDFKVFDYLYLSCFVLGTMLVSVSNTFQPLIIKQFLDNIKIFGKAICLMNAYVITILVIIIGEYLSKIFRVRYSLSIKEKLREKILQSVVSKKLTEIKKDEQQIIISQLNTDIDVIR; encoded by the coding sequence ATGAGCTTGAAGAAAAGAAAGTTGGTTGATTTCAAAGTTTTCGATTATTTGTATTTATCGTGCTTTGTTTTAGGCACAATGCTAGTATCAGTATCCAACACTTTCCAACCTTTAATTATTAAACAGTTCTTAGATAACATAAAGATATTCGGCAAAGCTATTTGTTTGATGAATGCCTATGTTATAACAATATTGGTAATAATAATCGGCGAGTACTTGTCAAAAATATTCAGAGTAAGGTATTCACTATCAATAAAAGAGAAACTCAGAGAAAAAATTTTGCAATCAGTAGTCAGTAAGAAGCTTACAGAAATTAAAAAAGACGAGCAACAGATTATAATATCACAATTAAATACAGATATAGACGTTATACGTTGA
- a CDS encoding GNAT family N-acetyltransferase: protein MRMEGNLATVRPMEISDAPRFAQLINDEKTKEYLSLVLPMNQYLKEEWIKKDAISHNQLNFSIEVNGNLVGSAGLMRIDWVARSAEYGIAIFDSNYWNKGIGTEVTQMMLKYAFEYLNLNRIWLRVFENNQRAIRVYEKCGFIQEGRMRQARYFKGQYFDIVLMSILTDEYWRIKSEFQVK from the coding sequence ATGAGGATGGAAGGAAATTTGGCGACAGTTAGACCTATGGAAATATCGGATGCACCGAGATTCGCACAGCTCATCAACGATGAAAAGACAAAAGAGTACTTAAGTCTTGTTCTCCCAATGAATCAATATTTGAAAGAAGAATGGATTAAAAAGGACGCAATCTCCCACAACCAACTGAATTTTTCAATAGAGGTAAATGGTAACCTTGTTGGTTCTGCAGGTTTAATGAGAATTGATTGGGTTGCACGCAGCGCAGAGTACGGTATTGCTATTTTCGATTCCAATTACTGGAATAAAGGTATAGGAACAGAAGTGACACAGATGATGCTCAAATACGCTTTCGAATATCTCAATTTGAACAGAATTTGGTTAAGAGTGTTTGAGAATAACCAGAGGGCGATAAGGGTGTACGAAAAATGCGGATTTATTCAGGAAGGTCGCATGAGGCAAGCAAGGTATTTCAAAGGCCAGTATTTTGATATTGTTTTAATGAGCATTTTGACTGATGAATATTGGAGAATCAAGTCTGAATTTCAAGTGAAATAA
- a CDS encoding MFS transporter, which translates to MGEDIYRYERRNLALIVTGRFESLLGAAALLVAMPLYILDKTNSGMMMSIFTILGILSRLITTPIGGVLGDRINRKAIMVLLDELRGILLFATWLIAINNKLSVAVLLVFRAILSFLDGLFDGPTSAMFGDVVRKENMKRATSLNALANSGANIIGPIVGSMLYGYYGLSNVLLLTALLYILSGISEMFIIYKHVPRDSKIKFLSEISEGIKFVFTRRGLTFLFTFAIVINFLMSPLFSVAFPYIVRSVLKFSPTQFGTLEVFATVGALVGNFAIMFFLHKLSSKTLISSGLMLEQFLMVVLSIIIMPYFHLDNIAIYIVFAVVIFTTTFLNVLVNVPIISNLQILVPSQLRSRVFSILTLFAMGSTPISSALYGYLLDKVNPFWLFFAVNVISTVVIIAFLLNAPEDAYDPNLANHEA; encoded by the coding sequence ATGGGAGAAGATATTTACAGATATGAAAGAAGGAACTTGGCGTTGATCGTTACTGGGCGCTTTGAATCTCTTCTTGGTGCTGCTGCTCTTCTTGTTGCTATGCCTCTTTACATTTTGGATAAAACAAACTCGGGTATGATGATGAGTATATTCACAATTCTTGGCATACTATCTAGACTCATCACCACCCCCATCGGAGGTGTTCTGGGTGACAGAATAAACAGAAAAGCAATAATGGTTCTACTTGATGAACTCAGAGGTATATTACTATTTGCCACTTGGCTTATCGCCATTAACAATAAATTAAGTGTTGCCGTTTTGTTAGTATTTAGAGCTATCCTCTCGTTTCTTGATGGATTGTTTGATGGACCAACAAGCGCAATGTTTGGAGATGTCGTGAGAAAAGAAAACATGAAACGGGCTACCTCTTTGAATGCTTTAGCTAACAGCGGGGCGAATATTATCGGACCTATAGTTGGCTCTATGCTTTATGGTTATTACGGTCTTAGCAATGTACTTTTACTGACAGCTTTGTTGTATATACTTTCTGGAATAAGTGAGATGTTTATCATCTACAAGCACGTACCAAGGGATAGTAAGATTAAGTTCCTCAGTGAAATTTCCGAAGGTATCAAATTTGTTTTCACTCGCAGGGGATTGACATTTCTGTTTACTTTTGCAATAGTTATAAATTTTCTCATGTCACCACTTTTTAGTGTTGCTTTTCCATATATTGTTAGGAGTGTATTGAAGTTTTCCCCAACACAATTTGGAACATTGGAAGTCTTTGCAACAGTAGGAGCACTCGTGGGCAACTTCGCCATAATGTTCTTTTTGCACAAACTAAGTTCAAAAACGCTCATCTCATCAGGTCTCATGTTAGAGCAATTCTTAATGGTTGTTCTTTCGATAATTATCATGCCTTACTTCCATCTCGATAATATTGCAATATATATAGTTTTTGCTGTTGTAATATTTACAACAACTTTTTTAAACGTACTTGTGAATGTTCCAATTATCTCAAATCTACAGATATTAGTACCATCACAATTAAGGTCAAGAGTATTTTCAATCCTGACGTTATTTGCCATGGGTAGCACACCGATTTCGTCAGCACTTTACGGATACTTACTTGACAAAGTGAATCCATTTTGGCTATTTTTCGCAGTTAATGTGATTTCAACAGTCGTTATAATAGCTTTTCTTCTAAATGCGCCAGAGGATGCTTACGATCCAAATTTGGCAAATCACGAAGCTTAA
- a CDS encoding lantibiotic immunity ABC transporter MutE/EpiE family permease subunit, whose amino-acid sequence MLNYLKAEFLKYKRTPIKKLFYFVPIMVSLTVVLIMLNSPKSFMEPGAFIIATSYNWWTVLFMPLSIAFIVGLASVMERKAGNYKIFVLRNLSLKGIWMSKILTISVLMLCSVIIFSVLVAASQKVFAGWIATKEIVISTFIIWFGSISLVPIYLFFGTKFGLAGSILIGFLGSLSGPLTATEQYWFLNPFSIVIRTLCPIIKVHPNGVLLPDGDPLITTTSVTMGMISSLIFFLVLSAITSLWFEKEAVK is encoded by the coding sequence GTGCTCAACTATTTAAAGGCAGAGTTCTTGAAGTACAAAAGAACACCTATAAAGAAGCTTTTTTATTTTGTACCCATCATGGTTTCTCTAACGGTTGTACTCATCATGTTAAACAGTCCGAAGAGCTTTATGGAACCAGGAGCCTTTATAATAGCTACGAGTTACAACTGGTGGACCGTGCTTTTCATGCCCCTTAGTATCGCATTCATAGTTGGGCTTGCAAGTGTTATGGAAAGAAAAGCTGGGAATTACAAAATTTTTGTGCTTCGTAATCTTTCATTAAAAGGCATTTGGATGTCCAAGATTTTAACTATTAGCGTTTTAATGCTTTGTTCTGTTATTATCTTTTCTGTCCTTGTTGCAGCATCGCAAAAAGTTTTTGCTGGCTGGATTGCTACTAAGGAAATAGTAATTTCGACTTTCATAATTTGGTTCGGTAGCATAAGCTTAGTTCCAATCTACCTTTTTTTCGGAACAAAGTTTGGACTGGCTGGTAGTATCCTCATTGGTTTTCTCGGTTCTCTGTCAGGTCCTTTAACTGCAACAGAGCAGTACTGGTTTTTAAATCCATTCAGTATTGTCATAAGAACTTTGTGTCCTATAATAAAAGTTCATCCTAACGGCGTCTTATTACCCGATGGTGATCCACTCATCACTACTACCTCTGTTACTATGGGAATGATTTCTTCATTGATATTCTTCCTCGTTCTTTCTGCTATTACTTCTCTATGGTTTGAAAAAGAGGCGGTGAAATGA
- a CDS encoding ABC transporter ATP-binding protein, protein MTEFAVQTRNLTKYYGKQQVLNNVSLSIPKGSIFGIVGPNGAGKTTLLKILCGITKPNSGDVFVFGEKLNQKNIKKIGALIESPAIYGNLTASENLLLHALLSGLGAREINRALEIVGLDTGKKVASKFSLGMKQRLGIAIALLGDPEILVLDEPTNGLDPIGVQEMRELIISLKESGKTVIVTSHILSEVEKIIDKLVIIHKGTIKYDGDFDRNQDLEKLFTSIIRGF, encoded by the coding sequence ATGACGGAATTTGCTGTGCAAACAAGAAACTTAACAAAGTACTATGGTAAGCAGCAGGTTTTGAACAACGTTTCATTAAGCATTCCAAAAGGTTCAATATTTGGTATAGTAGGTCCCAACGGTGCTGGTAAGACAACTTTGTTAAAAATATTATGTGGTATCACAAAGCCAAATTCTGGCGATGTTTTCGTTTTTGGAGAAAAATTAAACCAGAAAAACATCAAAAAAATAGGGGCTCTGATTGAATCACCCGCCATCTATGGAAATTTAACCGCTTCAGAAAACCTTCTTTTACACGCGCTTTTATCGGGACTAGGTGCAAGGGAAATTAACAGAGCTTTGGAAATCGTTGGATTGGATACTGGCAAGAAGGTTGCTTCAAAGTTTTCTCTTGGTATGAAACAAAGGCTTGGGATTGCAATAGCACTTCTTGGAGATCCAGAAATATTGGTATTGGATGAACCAACAAATGGTCTTGACCCAATTGGAGTTCAAGAGATGAGAGAACTAATTATATCACTTAAAGAAAGCGGGAAGACAGTAATAGTAACAAGTCATATTCTAAGTGAAGTAGAGAAAATTATAGACAAATTAGTCATAATCCATAAGGGAACAATCAAATACGATGGGGACTTCGATAGAAATCAAGACTTGGAAAAATTGTTCACCAGCATTATAAGGGGGTTTTAA